A portion of the Amia ocellicauda isolate fAmiCal2 chromosome 22, fAmiCal2.hap1, whole genome shotgun sequence genome contains these proteins:
- the akap1b gene encoding A kinase (PRKA) anchor protein 1b — translation MGLRSFLPFTLPGVLALMGWWWYLSRKKAHNANHKTEAGAAVGLPEKRSLPASSSEGSNGIMENSCSWETSSVSRTAQERKTQKLKEMDRNGVEQEVVVEIHVPAAAASMAEMQGQAQCVETVGKANAALSLCSSLVAEFDTSTEDDPAGSVSKESTNASHTCRPSVHHLSKTVEESVSPKGPEEAEVSSVTSKLLHEGTQAATAFVSGLGKQAAKQKEVSEVNVALASISQIEEIKISSTAELTEAVRPEPEGEVAADRIIVPFAEKLQLEAAKETLPSKDDLPALPADSECSPRSSHQEPLCPEITAIVPSSCHVTSTHAPLPTPVVEGAPESGRHIKCQENGLPGAFEERGENLDEIKLLAAGLITEVISAAAQLVSRCDDVGKGPCCAGEQGDRTGKEHRDMGGAMLANGRPCTVRDQAKRDDLDIQTCREIQHLAKEGPAASAPLASEGDAKENQMRAQVLAVNGCLTPPSMEVMRIANSVQKGDCLVRVESKREAVPQNLAKLQAEEATVGAEDSGCSTCQSEDGISSEDLLQSTGLSCTLPESKEDLFNVSMIEGASEGQGAGASAEQSLEASVLPEHRTTPCGSKGLNGAPLRNGSQWASETEVDQSGGSDVNSMDSVDSGCTLGAGEISRCAGQATHPQKPELTIWEIEVPKHLVGRLIGKQGRYVSFLKQSSGAKIYISTLPYTQEFQICHIEGTQQQVDKALGLIGKKFKDLDLANLYAPPPLTLPSLPMTSWLLLPSGVTVEVVVVNIVSAGHMFVQQHTHPTYHALRSLDQQMFLCYSQPGAPALPTPVEAGVICAAPALEGSWWRAQVIAFYKESSEVEIRYVDYGGYDRVKVDLLRQIRSDFVTLPFQGAEVLLDNVAPLPGEDRFSMGAESALEEMTGSAALLAQVTNYDNHTGLPYIQLWNMVGEELVSVNRALAERGVVTWVDSF, via the exons ATGGGACTGAGGTCGTTCTTGCCCTTCACGTTGCCTGGAGTGTTGGCTCTCATGGGCTGGTGGTGGTACTTGTCTCGCAAGAAAGCACACAATGCCAATCACAAAACCGAGGCAGGTGCTGCAGTGGGGCTGCCTGAGAAACGCAGCCTCCCTGCCTCCTCCAGCGAAGGCAGCAATGGCATCATGGAGAATAGCTGCTCCTGGGAAACCAGCTCTGTGAGTAGGACGGCCCAAGAAAGAAAGACACAAAAGTTAAAGGAAATGGACAGGAACGGAGTCGAGCAGGAAGTTGTGGTAGAAATTCATGTGCCGGCGGCGGCGGCGTCGATGGCAGAGATGCAGGGCCAAGCACAGTGTGTTGAAACGGTGGGGAAGGCGAATGCGGCCCTGTCTCTCTGCAGCAGCTTGGTTGCGGAATTTGACACCAGCACTGAAGATGACCCCGCCGGGTCAGTCTCGAAGGAAAGCACTAACGCATCGCACACATGCAGGCCTTCTGTCCACCACCTGTCAAAGACTGTGGAAGAGAGCGTCTCTCCGAAAGGGCCAGAGGAAGCAGAAGTAAGTTCAGTTACAAGCAAGCTACTACATGAAGGGACACAAGCTGCTACTGCCTTCGTCTCGGGGCTAGGAAAACAAGCAGCCAAGCAAAAGGAAGTGTCCGAGGTGAATGTAGCGTTGGCCTCAATCTCCCAGATTGAGGAGATTAAGATCTCTTCAACTGCAGAACTGACAGAGGCAGTAAGGCCTGAACCAGAGGGTGAAGTCGCAGCAGACCGAATCATAGTGCCTTTTGCGGAGAAGCTACAGTTGGAAGCAGCAAAAGAGACCCTCCCCTCCAAAGATGACCTGCCTGCTTTACCTGCAGATTCTGAGTGCAGCCCCAGATCGAGCCACCAGGAACCCCTGTGCCCCGAAATTACAGCGATTGTCCCCTCCTCCTGTCATGTCACATCCACACATGCCCCTCTGCCCACACCAGTGGTAGAGGGGGCACCTGAATCGGGGAGGCACATAAAATGCCAAGAGAATGGCTTACCTGGGGCTTTTGAAGAAAGAGGTGAAAATCTAGATGAGATAAAACTGCTTGCAGCTGGGCTAATCACAGAGGTTATATCTGCGGCGGCACAGCTGGTAAGCAGATGTGATGATGTGGGAAAGGGGCCGTGCTGCGCTGGAGAGCAGGGCGACAGGACAGGGAAGGAGCACCGAGACATGGGTGGCGCAATGCTGGCCAATGGGAGACCGTGCACAGTACGAGACCAAGCTAAGAGGGACGATCTCGATATCCAGACCTGCAGAGAGATTCAGCATCTAGCCAAGGAAGGTCCGGCCGCCTCAGCTCCACTGGCCTCGGAGGGAGATGCTAAGGAAAACCAGATGAGAGCACAGGTGTTGGCAGTGAACGGCTGTTTAACGCCGCCTTCCATGGAGGTGATGAGGATTGCTAACAGCGTGCAGAAAGGTGATTGCTTGGTCCGGGTGGAGAGCAAGCGGGAAGCAGTGCCTCAGAATCTGGCCAAGCTCCAGGCAGAGGAGGCCACCGTGGGAGCAGAGGATTCTGGGTGCAGCACCTGTCAGTCGGAGGATGGGATCAGCAGCGAGGACCTCCTACAGAGCACAGGGCTGTCCTGTACGTTGCCCGAGAGCAAGGAGGATCTGTTCAATGTTTCTATGATTGAAGGAGCCTCAGAGGGGCAGGGTGCCGGGGCGAGTGCAGAGCAATCCCTGGAGGCTTCTGTGCTGCCTGAACACCGCACCACACCatgtgggagcaagggactcAATGGTGCCCCCCTCAGGAATGGCAGTCAGTGGGCAAGTGAGACTGAGGTGGATCAGTCTGGAG GCTCCGATGTGAACAGCATGGACTCCGTGGACAGCGGCTGCACGCTGGGGGCAGGAGAGATCAGCCGCTGCGCCGGCCAAGCCACACATCCGCAGAAACCAGAACTCACCATCTGGGAGATCGAGGTTCCCAAG CATCTGGTTGGGCGATTAATCGGAAAGCAGGGGAGATACGTGAGCTTCCTGAAGCAAAGCTCGGGTGCAAAGATCTACATCTCGACACTGCCTTACACTCAGGAGTTTCAGATCTGTCACATAGAAG GTACACAGCAACAGGTGGATAAAGCCCTCGGGCTGATTGGGAAGAAATTTAAAGACCTGGATCTCGCCAACCTCTACGCCCCTCCTCCTCTGACGCTGCCATCACTGCCAATGACATCCTGG CTCCTGCTGCCCAGTGGGGTGACTGTGGAGGTTGTGGTGGTGAACATCGTGTCAGCGGGCCACATGTTTGtgcagcagcacacacaccccacCTACCACGCGTTGCGCAGCCTCGACCAGCAGATGTTCCTGTGCTACTCGCAGCCGGGCGCCCCCGCCCTGCCCACTCCTGTCGAAG CGGGAgtgatctgcgctgctccagcATTAGAGGGATCTTGGTGGCGCGCTCAGGTCATCGCCTTTTATAAAGAATCCAGTGAAGTGGAGATTCGATACGTGGACTACGGGGGCTACGACAGAGTCAAAGTAGACCTCCTTCGGCAAATTAG ATCAGACTTCGTGACGTTGCCGTTCCAAGGAGCTGAAGTGTTACTGGACAACGTTGCACCCCTACCAG GGGAGGATCGGTTTTCCATGGGGGCAGAATCGGCACTTGAAGAAATGACCGGAAGCGCTGCTCTACTAGCgcag GTCACAAATTACGACAACCACACTGGCCTGCCTTACATACAGCTATGGAACATGGTTGGAGAAGAG cTGGTGTCGGTGAACCGGGCCCTGGCGGAGAGAGGAGTTGTCACATGGGTCGATAGCTTCTGA